The following proteins come from a genomic window of Bacillus sp. SM2101:
- a CDS encoding phytanoyl-CoA dioxygenase family protein, producing the protein MTLPNLDSTYNLTKEQIDNYQRDGHILLRSVMNQVEIDAYRPHVVELALNYKLENIPKEDHHYYGVEKAFPTVMNMWEINSKIRRLTFAKRFAKIAANLLGEDRIRLYHDSSIFLEPGGGAIPWHTDSAYMLPIHPDRTITMWMALNYLPEEIGSMGFVSRSHELATEDVLLAARKGYPLVDYGAMNPGDATFHSGLTLHYAAGNPTPNYREVLTIIYIADDLTIVEPEENKAKDARNYHLRRLFPGKSPGDLAASDLTPVLYSREDEEV; encoded by the coding sequence ATGACATTACCAAATCTAGACTCTACTTATAATTTAACTAAAGAACAAATTGATAACTATCAACGAGATGGGCATATTTTATTACGAAGCGTAATGAACCAAGTTGAAATCGATGCTTATCGTCCACATGTGGTTGAACTTGCTCTAAATTACAAATTAGAGAATATTCCTAAAGAAGACCATCATTATTATGGAGTAGAAAAGGCTTTTCCTACTGTTATGAATATGTGGGAGATTAATTCAAAAATTAGAAGATTAACTTTCGCAAAAAGATTTGCAAAAATTGCAGCAAACTTACTTGGAGAAGATCGAATTCGTTTATATCATGATTCTTCGATATTTCTAGAACCTGGTGGTGGGGCAATACCATGGCATACAGACAGCGCGTACATGCTTCCTATTCATCCTGATAGAACAATAACAATGTGGATGGCTTTAAATTATTTGCCAGAAGAAATTGGTTCTATGGGGTTTGTCTCTCGTTCGCATGAATTAGCTACTGAGGATGTTTTATTAGCTGCAAGGAAAGGATACCCATTAGTTGATTATGGTGCCATGAATCCCGGTGACGCAACATTCCATTCTGGATTAACTCTTCATTATGCAGCAGGAAACCCCACCCCAAATTATAGAGAGGTTCTAACAATTATTTATATAGCTGATGATTTAACAATTGTGGAACCAGAAGAGAATAAAGCAAAGGACGCACGAAATTATCATTTAAGAAGACTTTTTCCTGGAAAATCACCAGGAGACTTAGCTGCTAGTGATCTTACTCCTGTCTTATACTCACGTGAAGATGAAGAGGTATAG
- a CDS encoding phytanoyl-CoA dioxygenase family protein, translating into MISPIEINQTLCNEFNEHGHVKIKNLINKEDISILEKEIDKLIRSLEDSNNLSKFKRNDFGKGFLEVTNLWTKSNRIKKLVHSRQLAEISAKLLNVNGVRLHYDCILYKSAKSGPTPWHQDQVAWPLDTDKTITLWIPINNLSEKLGSLNFLTSSHKYGELSLRKALRQRSKEFNYGSLEVGDVTFHSGWTFHSANPNHLDTTRKAFAIIYYADGAKLTKMDRSDEKDDFYQFFPNVKVGELANSHLNPLLYSS; encoded by the coding sequence GTGATTTCTCCGATAGAAATTAACCAAACATTATGCAATGAATTTAACGAACACGGTCATGTTAAAATAAAGAACTTAATTAATAAAGAAGATATCAGCATACTTGAGAAGGAAATTGATAAACTTATTAGATCATTAGAAGATTCTAATAACTTATCAAAATTTAAAAGAAATGACTTTGGTAAAGGCTTTTTGGAAGTTACTAATTTATGGACAAAATCAAACAGGATAAAAAAATTGGTTCATTCAAGACAACTTGCAGAAATATCAGCAAAGCTTCTAAATGTTAATGGGGTCAGACTACATTATGATTGTATCCTATATAAAAGCGCGAAAAGCGGACCCACACCTTGGCATCAAGATCAAGTAGCTTGGCCTTTAGATACAGATAAGACCATTACCTTGTGGATCCCAATTAATAACTTATCAGAAAAGTTAGGTTCTCTAAATTTTTTAACCAGTTCACATAAATACGGTGAGTTAAGTCTTAGAAAAGCTCTTCGACAAAGATCAAAAGAATTTAACTATGGATCACTTGAAGTTGGAGATGTTACATTTCATTCTGGATGGACATTTCACAGCGCCAATCCTAACCATCTAGATACAACAAGAAAAGCCTTTGCTATTATCTACTATGCAGATGGAGCAAAGTTGACAAAAATGGATAGAAGTGATGAAAAGGATGACTTCTATCAATTCTTTCCCAATGTTAAGGTTGGAGAATTAGCAAATAGTCATCTAAATCCACTTTTATATAGCAGTTAA
- a CDS encoding phytanoyl-CoA dioxygenase family protein encodes MTNLITNKKINEFHKKGYIVLKGIYKDKEVESIKAQFKNHWVKLVKGGEILTKKNKPLESLYPRMRDYHRKNPIIMEHTIKPEVFDIMEVLIGEEPLVISTSYYFKSPTTRELPLHQDNYAFGVSPGTTYAVWVSLDYTDEENGGLQFVPGTQGNELEFPDSDPTDVKQYFSDRGQEIEVPEGNRIENVKTEPGDIVIFNGNVIHGSSENTSIHRFRRCLLTHFTGASVEKLALNFNKLIDRDGKKVRRRLNNNTKITQKQGSVFSIKEAGYFDSWK; translated from the coding sequence ATGACTAACTTAATTACTAATAAAAAGATTAATGAGTTTCACAAAAAAGGTTATATAGTTCTGAAAGGAATATATAAAGATAAAGAAGTTGAATCAATAAAAGCTCAGTTTAAGAATCACTGGGTTAAATTGGTCAAAGGTGGAGAGATCCTTACTAAAAAGAATAAACCTCTAGAAAGCCTTTACCCTAGAATGAGAGATTACCATAGAAAAAATCCTATTATTATGGAACATACAATCAAACCAGAAGTATTTGATATTATGGAGGTTTTGATTGGTGAAGAGCCATTGGTTATTTCAACAAGTTATTACTTCAAAAGCCCTACCACAAGAGAACTTCCACTTCACCAAGATAATTACGCTTTTGGTGTATCACCTGGTACTACTTATGCTGTTTGGGTTTCTCTTGACTATACAGATGAAGAAAATGGTGGTCTTCAATTTGTACCAGGTACACAAGGAAATGAATTGGAGTTTCCAGATAGTGACCCAACAGATGTAAAGCAATATTTTTCAGATAGAGGTCAAGAAATTGAAGTTCCAGAAGGAAACCGTATTGAAAATGTTAAAACTGAACCAGGTGATATTGTTATTTTTAATGGAAATGTTATTCATGGATCTTCAGAGAATACTTCAATACACAGGTTTAGAAGGTGCTTATTAACACATTTTACAGGTGCAAGTGTAGAAAAATTAGCTCTGAATTTTAATAAACTAATTGATCGAGATGGAAAGAAAGTAAGAAGAAGGCTTAATAATAATACTAAAATAACACAAAAACAAGGTTCAGTATTTTCAATTAAGGAAGCTGGCTACTTTGATTCATGGAAATAG
- a CDS encoding carbamoyltransferase C-terminal domain-containing protein — protein sequence MKILSLGGSVHDFSACIVIDGKVAIAVEEEKLTREKYSPHNRKTFRCKAADYCLKSLGLTINDIDLIVGNDLIESDYYFKFNEKIILMNHHLSHAAACYYTSKLKKSAILVADGRGSYTNKEKRTRETISYYTSKKNQIHCIKKVVGLESNDYSIVTNSLGMFLQYVTIGIGYFEMNDKKTMNIAMEGTSRFVKDFYQFYSISKGEFIQELKQLNNLEKFISEKIKIASNYKEEEQTKADLAYAIQFHLESIVLKLCRYLYERTNEKYLCLSGAIFENSALISKIKRESPFKEVFASPFMGDAGTSIGSALYYSLMNSSYHIPKNKNFSPFIGKNYTNFEIESTLNEFNAIFTRINNNLEKKIAQKISQGNLIGIFNGKSEFGRFSFGNRTIIGDPSLHLNKARLNKIKDRKSKHSFGVFILDKHSKVINNNNLSSQYICNKDKLNNSHSFPSITNSDNSAHITTINRKNNSFLYKILNEFHKIKGIPIIINTPLKKSDKALIETPNEALDFFYDSGLDYILLGNYLVSKKIDTL from the coding sequence ATGAAAATACTAAGTCTTGGTGGATCGGTACACGATTTTTCCGCATGTATTGTCATTGATGGAAAAGTTGCAATCGCTGTAGAAGAAGAGAAACTAACGCGAGAAAAATACTCTCCTCATAATCGGAAAACTTTTAGGTGTAAGGCTGCTGATTATTGCCTTAAATCTCTAGGTCTAACAATAAATGATATTGACCTAATAGTTGGAAATGATCTTATAGAATCTGACTACTATTTTAAGTTCAACGAAAAGATAATACTTATGAATCATCACTTGTCACATGCAGCTGCTTGTTATTATACTTCGAAATTAAAGAAAAGTGCTATATTAGTAGCAGATGGTAGGGGAAGTTATACAAATAAAGAGAAGCGTACCCGAGAAACTATTAGTTACTATACCTCAAAGAAAAATCAAATACACTGCATAAAAAAAGTAGTAGGTTTAGAAAGCAATGACTATAGTATTGTAACAAATTCATTAGGAATGTTTCTTCAATACGTTACAATCGGTATTGGGTATTTTGAGATGAACGATAAAAAAACAATGAATATTGCGATGGAAGGAACAAGTAGATTTGTAAAAGACTTTTACCAATTCTACTCTATATCCAAAGGTGAGTTTATTCAAGAACTTAAGCAATTGAATAATTTAGAAAAATTTATCTCAGAAAAGATAAAAATAGCTAGTAATTATAAGGAAGAAGAACAAACAAAAGCAGACTTAGCTTATGCGATTCAATTTCATTTAGAAAGTATTGTTTTGAAATTATGTAGATACCTGTATGAACGAACGAACGAAAAATACCTTTGTTTGTCAGGAGCCATATTTGAAAACTCTGCTCTGATATCTAAAATAAAACGAGAGTCTCCATTTAAAGAAGTGTTTGCTTCACCGTTTATGGGGGATGCGGGGACAAGTATAGGCAGTGCCTTATATTACTCTCTTATGAACAGTTCCTATCATATTCCCAAAAATAAAAACTTTTCTCCTTTCATAGGAAAGAATTATACAAATTTTGAAATTGAATCAACCCTAAATGAGTTTAATGCGATTTTTACTCGGATTAATAATAATTTAGAGAAGAAAATAGCACAAAAAATTTCTCAAGGTAACCTAATAGGTATTTTTAATGGGAAAAGTGAATTTGGCCGTTTTTCCTTTGGAAATAGAACTATTATAGGTGATCCAAGTCTTCATTTAAATAAAGCCAGATTAAACAAAATTAAGGACCGGAAAAGTAAGCATTCTTTTGGTGTATTTATTTTAGACAAACATAGCAAAGTAATAAACAACAATAACTTAAGTTCTCAATATATATGTAACAAAGATAAATTAAACAATAGTCATAGTTTTCCTTCAATTACTAATAGCGATAACTCTGCGCACATTACAACTATTAATAGGAAAAATAATTCTTTTTTATATAAAATATTAAATGAGTTTCATAAAATTAAAGGTATTCCAATAATCATAAATACTCCTTTAAAAAAATCTGATAAAGCTCTAATTGAGACACCGAATGAGGCATTAGACTTCTTCTATGATTCAGGATTGGATTATATTTTATTAGGAAACTACTTAGTTTCAAAAAAAATTGATACACTGTGA
- a CDS encoding SIS domain-containing protein — translation MKHSYYLNQVLNRYPELSQCICQINKSFILLKNAFHTKKKYLLCGNGGSSSDADHMVTELIKSFQRKRELPYDIKHKLSSLGNRGDYLAKNLESSIPAFSLSSQSAALTAIANDQGYNLTFSQQLIGYGNSDDVLIAFTTSGKSENVINAIYTAHTIGMKVICFTGNHAQFAGDHLCNVVINAPSKDTYRIQEYHLSIYHTLCTMLEKEVFF, via the coding sequence ATGAAACATTCTTATTACTTAAATCAAGTACTCAATCGTTACCCTGAATTAAGTCAATGTATATGCCAAATTAATAAATCTTTTATTTTGTTAAAAAATGCATTTCATACAAAAAAGAAGTATTTATTATGCGGTAATGGAGGAAGTAGTTCAGATGCAGATCATATGGTAACTGAATTAATAAAATCTTTCCAAAGAAAGAGAGAATTACCTTATGATATAAAACATAAATTATCATCTCTTGGTAATAGAGGAGATTATTTAGCAAAAAACCTCGAATCCTCAATCCCTGCCTTCTCACTTTCTTCTCAAAGTGCAGCCCTAACAGCTATTGCAAACGATCAAGGCTACAATCTTACTTTTTCTCAGCAACTGATAGGATATGGAAATAGCGATGATGTTCTTATAGCTTTTACTACCTCCGGAAAATCTGAAAATGTAATCAATGCAATATATACTGCTCATACAATAGGTATGAAGGTTATTTGCTTTACTGGTAACCATGCTCAATTTGCAGGAGATCATTTATGTAATGTAGTAATAAATGCTCCTTCAAAAGATACATACAGAATACAGGAGTACCATCTTTCTATTTACCACACTTTATGCACAATGCTGGAGAAAGAAGTGTTTTTCTAA
- a CDS encoding phytanoyl-CoA dioxygenase family protein: MNISKNKEEFHQNGYTIIKGAYTKEEVQDLKEEYEKIWLKKIASGEIQQDPEKPLNSLYPRQRDLHLKNDTILQFAIKRDVLDMIEEIIEEEVDLISTNFYYKPAGMEGMPFHQDNYGIGVSPGTCHAIWTCLDKAVEQNGGMRFVPGSHKLELLTPEKFYSQDTDTFAGYVQTLKVPDGYDIVSLETDPGDIVIYHGHAIHDSTINNSELDFRNSIICHYSGVSAKKLTLNYNNLVNKKGERVRKRINLASFKK; the protein is encoded by the coding sequence TTGAATATTAGCAAAAATAAAGAAGAGTTTCATCAAAATGGGTATACCATTATTAAAGGTGCTTATACCAAAGAAGAAGTTCAGGATTTAAAGGAAGAATATGAGAAAATATGGTTAAAAAAAATTGCATCTGGTGAAATTCAACAAGATCCTGAAAAACCTTTGAATAGTCTTTATCCAAGGCAAAGGGACTTACATTTAAAGAACGACACGATTCTCCAGTTTGCAATTAAGAGGGATGTTTTAGATATGATAGAAGAAATAATTGAAGAAGAGGTCGATTTAATTTCTACTAACTTCTATTACAAACCAGCCGGAATGGAAGGTATGCCGTTTCATCAAGATAATTATGGTATAGGAGTTTCTCCAGGAACATGTCATGCTATTTGGACATGTTTAGACAAAGCGGTTGAACAAAATGGAGGTATGAGGTTTGTACCGGGGTCTCACAAACTCGAATTATTAACGCCAGAAAAATTCTATAGTCAAGATACAGATACCTTTGCTGGTTATGTTCAAACACTAAAAGTTCCAGATGGGTATGACATTGTAAGTCTAGAAACAGATCCAGGCGATATTGTTATCTATCATGGACATGCTATACATGATTCAACAATAAATAATTCTGAGCTAGATTTTAGAAACTCTATCATTTGTCACTATAGTGGTGTTAGCGCCAAAAAATTAACACTTAACTATAATAACCTCGTTAATAAGAAAGGAGAAAGAGTTCGTAAACGGATCAATTTAGCTAGCTTCAAAAAATAG
- a CDS encoding phytanoyl-CoA dioxygenase family protein has protein sequence MKIENLPSLESNYNLSKKHIDDFKYNGHVLLREVATGEEISCYQPIIQEAVFNFNQETRALADRDTFGKAFLQTINLWRKDARIKKYVMSKRFGKIAADLLGVDQVRLYLDQSFFKESGGGPTPWHQDNEYMMELDPDKKITMWMPLIDIPSSIGSLSFISGSHKLKSTTMKIALKEKLNTVTYGGMKAGDATFHDGWILHGANQNNEKFDREVMTITYYADPAKIIHPHDNEDRIKHLTTYFPGRSPGDLANTHLNPIVFDRDWE, from the coding sequence ATGAAAATTGAAAACTTGCCGTCATTAGAAAGTAACTATAATTTAAGTAAAAAACATATTGATGACTTTAAGTATAACGGTCATGTCTTACTAAGAGAAGTTGCAACAGGAGAAGAAATATCTTGCTATCAGCCCATTATCCAAGAAGCTGTATTTAACTTTAATCAAGAAACTAGAGCATTGGCAGATAGAGATACATTTGGGAAAGCGTTTCTACAGACTATTAACCTATGGCGAAAAGATGCAAGGATAAAAAAGTATGTTATGTCAAAACGATTCGGGAAGATCGCAGCAGATCTATTAGGAGTAGACCAAGTTCGGCTTTACTTAGATCAGTCTTTCTTTAAGGAATCTGGGGGTGGTCCTACCCCCTGGCATCAGGATAATGAATACATGATGGAATTAGACCCTGATAAGAAAATTACAATGTGGATGCCTCTTATCGATATTCCAAGTTCTATTGGTTCTCTATCTTTTATTTCAGGCTCTCATAAATTAAAAAGTACAACAATGAAAATAGCACTTAAGGAAAAATTAAATACTGTCACATATGGTGGAATGAAAGCTGGTGATGCAACATTCCATGATGGATGGATTTTGCATGGAGCCAATCAAAATAATGAAAAATTTGATAGGGAAGTAATGACGATTACTTATTATGCTGATCCTGCTAAAATTATACACCCGCATGATAATGAGGATAGAATTAAACATCTAACAACATACTTTCCAGGTCGATCACCTGGAGACTTGGCTAACACTCATTTAAATCCTATAGTATTTGATAGAGACTGGGAATGA
- a CDS encoding adenylyltransferase/cytidyltransferase family protein produces MRMKIVTRESLLNHIKKHREEFKKIILAGGCFDLFHPGHLEYIEEAKSLNGIVIVGINSDDSVIKVKGESPLYPFEERANMLAALEYVDYVVRIDELNLNKIISLIRPDFFVKGIDYKGKDFPEQEVAKEVGTKILLLGEKKRYSSTPLKKKYRGELYDITKSRLYL; encoded by the coding sequence ATGAGAATGAAAATCGTAACAAGAGAAAGTCTACTAAATCATATAAAAAAGCACCGGGAGGAATTTAAAAAGATTATTCTGGCTGGTGGATGTTTTGATTTATTCCATCCTGGACACCTAGAATATATAGAAGAAGCAAAAAGTTTAAACGGTATTGTGATCGTTGGCATTAATTCTGATGATTCAGTGATAAAAGTAAAAGGAGAATCTCCCCTATATCCATTTGAGGAACGAGCTAATATGTTGGCAGCTCTTGAATATGTTGATTATGTGGTAAGAATAGATGAATTAAATTTAAACAAAATTATTAGCCTAATACGTCCAGATTTTTTTGTGAAGGGAATTGATTACAAGGGAAAGGATTTTCCAGAACAAGAAGTGGCTAAAGAAGTCGGAACTAAGATTTTACTTTTAGGTGAGAAAAAGCGCTATTCTTCTACTCCTTTAAAGAAAAAATACAGAGGTGAATTATATGACATTACCAAATCTAGACTCTACTTATAA
- a CDS encoding aminotransferase class III-fold pyridoxal phosphate-dependent enzyme produces the protein MSKKYSVLHPFSFMPNLENKTEEDIKNIYTYLEQGKGCWVHDNLGKKYFYGTTAVPTVGLGNNRIINAMNKQLEKLSFGSTCGQTHELLQPLGKKLIDLTKNQFSLTFFSNDGSGSVETAMKLTRQYFNMLGLEGKSHFISLNGNYHGTTLASGSITNLGIKENFGDALHNCLSAPFPNMLRPPIEGTEEDIIKYCLNQLKNMIDEVQPENIGALIIEPVQGVNGVIPLPKTYLKEVEILAKKNNILLITDEVTTGLGRTGYWTASEYYDIQPDLLTISKGLTGGYFPMGVTLISEKIENVLLKDGGIFLHGSTQCGHPVGCAAALELISIIEDESLLENAKEIGQYIKSNLTSNLSDVSCVGDIRGLGMMISIEFVTDKQTKKPINFEMGECFSREISNYGVLGNYFNSIFLLYPPLNTTLDEANFVIDSITKAIKKVFN, from the coding sequence TTGAGTAAGAAATACAGCGTTCTACACCCTTTTAGCTTTATGCCAAATCTAGAAAATAAAACAGAAGAAGATATTAAAAATATATACACTTACTTAGAACAAGGTAAAGGTTGTTGGGTTCATGATAATTTAGGAAAAAAATATTTTTATGGCACAACAGCAGTTCCAACTGTTGGATTAGGTAACAATCGTATAATTAATGCAATGAATAAACAGTTGGAAAAATTAAGTTTTGGTTCAACATGTGGGCAAACACATGAACTACTTCAACCCTTGGGAAAAAAACTTATTGATCTTACAAAGAATCAGTTTTCATTGACATTTTTCTCTAACGATGGAAGCGGTTCAGTTGAAACAGCAATGAAACTGACTAGGCAATACTTTAATATGTTAGGGTTGGAGGGAAAATCTCATTTCATTAGCTTAAATGGAAATTATCATGGCACAACACTTGCTTCAGGCTCAATTACAAACTTAGGTATAAAGGAAAACTTTGGGGATGCATTGCATAATTGTTTAAGTGCACCATTTCCTAACATGTTGAGACCACCTATAGAGGGCACTGAAGAGGACATTATTAAGTATTGCCTAAATCAATTAAAAAACATGATCGATGAAGTTCAGCCCGAAAATATTGGAGCACTAATAATTGAACCAGTTCAAGGTGTCAATGGTGTGATTCCATTACCGAAAACGTATTTAAAAGAAGTTGAAATACTAGCTAAAAAAAATAATATTTTACTAATTACTGATGAAGTTACCACAGGGCTTGGACGCACTGGGTATTGGACAGCTAGTGAGTATTATGACATCCAACCTGATCTACTGACAATATCAAAAGGGTTAACAGGGGGCTACTTCCCAATGGGTGTTACCTTGATCTCTGAAAAAATTGAAAATGTACTTCTTAAAGATGGGGGGATTTTCTTACATGGGTCGACACAATGTGGCCACCCAGTGGGTTGTGCAGCAGCACTTGAATTAATATCGATTATCGAAGATGAAAGTCTTCTCGAAAATGCAAAAGAGATTGGACAGTATATAAAATCAAATTTGACATCCAACCTTTCTGACGTTTCTTGTGTAGGAGATATAAGGGGATTAGGGATGATGATCTCGATTGAATTTGTTACTGACAAACAAACAAAAAAACCTATCAATTTTGAAATGGGTGAATGTTTTTCAAGAGAGATAAGTAATTATGGTGTTTTAGGAAATTATTTTAACAGCATATTTCTTTTATACCCCCCACTCAACACAACATTGGACGAAGCGAATTTTGTAATAGATAGTATTACAAAAGCGATAAAAAAAGTTTTTAATTAA
- a CDS encoding PfkB family carbohydrate kinase yields the protein MNTVQGFKLHNNKDEVLVIGDIVLDCYVDCNSKYSDNEKVNKLIVKEKTYVPGNAANVANNIANLGISVHLFGVIGEDRHGHQLETLLNPSVRNNILKTSNRYTPIKTRYLNEDQEISARIDEEEYVALSDMESRYLFTLFEKIRNKIGYLIISDLNKGTFSHQFLQRIIAKAKEANIVILVDPSDSRELSSYVNCDFLFPNLHEFERLTKQKFKNLSEGINFSKSLIKELGIHNILLKADKMGSVFINLNNIYYFPSVNDKVICTIGAGDSFISGFVYSLIKNTDILKAFLFANLSSSISISKKNTATVEREELELAYLSKKVVKTYGSILRES from the coding sequence GTGAATACAGTGCAGGGATTTAAGCTGCATAATAATAAAGATGAAGTTTTAGTAATTGGCGATATTGTTTTAGATTGCTATGTAGATTGTAATAGTAAATATTCAGACAATGAAAAAGTTAATAAGTTAATAGTTAAAGAGAAAACTTATGTACCCGGTAATGCTGCTAATGTAGCAAATAATATTGCTAACCTAGGTATTTCAGTACATCTTTTTGGTGTAATTGGAGAAGACAGACATGGGCATCAATTAGAAACGTTATTAAATCCATCTGTTAGAAACAACATTTTAAAAACAAGTAATAGATATACCCCCATAAAAACTCGTTATTTAAACGAAGATCAAGAAATCTCTGCGAGAATAGATGAGGAAGAATATGTAGCGTTATCAGATATGGAAAGTCGCTACTTGTTTACCCTTTTTGAAAAAATCAGAAATAAAATAGGTTACCTAATTATTTCTGATTTAAACAAAGGGACATTTAGTCATCAATTCCTCCAACGCATAATAGCAAAAGCAAAGGAAGCTAACATTGTAATATTAGTAGATCCATCTGATTCACGAGAATTATCTTCTTATGTAAATTGTGATTTTTTATTTCCTAACTTACATGAATTCGAGAGGCTGACTAAACAAAAGTTTAAAAATTTAAGTGAGGGTATTAACTTTTCTAAAAGTTTAATTAAAGAACTCGGAATTCATAATATTTTATTAAAAGCTGATAAAATGGGAAGTGTCTTTATAAACTTAAATAACATTTATTACTTCCCGTCTGTTAACGATAAAGTAATTTGTACCATAGGAGCTGGAGATTCTTTCATCTCTGGATTTGTGTATTCTTTAATCAAAAACACGGATATTTTAAAGGCATTTTTATTTGCAAATCTAAGTTCAAGTATATCTATTTCAAAAAAAAACACAGCTACGGTTGAAAGAGAAGAATTGGAGCTTGCTTATTTATCAAAAAAAGTGGTGAAAACTTATGGATCTATTCTTAGAGAAAGTTAA